In the Desulfovibrio sp. Huiquan2017 genome, CGCAAGCTATCTCCGGGCCGTGGCCAAAGGCCAGGCCTACGGACTGTCGGCGCGCGGGCTGGCTGTGGACACCGCCCTGCCCGACGGCGAGGAATTTCCCTATTTCAAGGAATTCTGGATCGAAAAGCCGACCCGCCGGAGCACGAGCCTAACCGTACACGCCCTGCTGGACAGCAAAAGCCTGACCGGGGCCTACACCTTTGTCGTTCGCGGTGGCAAAACCACCACCATGGACGTCACCGCCACTTTGTTTCTGCGCATGCCCGTGACCAAGATCGGCATCGCTCCGCTGACCAGCATGTTCCTGTTCGGCGAAAATACCGACGACCGCAAGGTCCGGGACTTCCGCCCCGAGGTGCACGACTCGGACGGCCTGCTCATCAAGAACAACTCGGGCGAATGGTTCTGGCGTCCCTTGGACAACCCGGAGAACCTCGACATCAACGCCTTTCAGGCGGATAATGTGCGCGGCTTCGGGCTCATCCAGCGGGACCGCGAGTTTGCCCATTACCAGGACCTCGAAGCGAGCTACGAACGCCGTCCGACCCTCTGGGTGGAGCCCGTGGGCGACTGGGGTCGCGGCCATGTGGAGTTAATCAATATCCCCACGGACCGGGACATCCACGACAACATTGTGGCCTTCTGGCGACCCAAGGATGAACTGCCCGTAGGGGTCCCCCAGACGTATGAATACCGGCTGCTGTGGTATAACGGCGGCTTCACCCACCCGCCCCTCGGCTATGTCGGGGCCACCCGGACCGGCGAAACCGAAAACGGCGGCCAGCGATTCATCGTCGATTTTCAAAGCAAAGCCCTGGGGCTGCTGCAACCGCCGGCCGAGGTGAAGGGCGTGGTCACCTGCGGCAAGGGCGCGGTGGTCGTCGAGCAGATTGTGGAGAAAAACCCCCATACCGGCGGCTGGCGCCTCTCTTTCGTGATTCGACCGGACCAGGCCCCCTCAGCCCTGGACAAGGTCCTGCCCAAACGCAGACAGCCCGTAGACCTGCGCGCCTTCCTAAAAATCAACGACACCACCCTGACGGAAACCTGGAACTATGCCTACCGCCCCTAACCAAAGCCCGGCCGACGAAAAAGCGTCACGCGAACGGGCGGCTCGTTGCCTGACGGCCTACGCCGAACAATTGCCCATGGATACCGAGGACCGTCTGGTCCTGGTCCTTGAGACATTGCGCTCCCTGCCCGCCGGGGCCACCCCGGAACAGGCCCTGGACGCGCTCCTCTCCCGGTTGCCCGCCCAGGCTCCCAGGGCGTATCCACCGGACCGGCCGCCCATGTGCCGCAACCACATGCCCGGCCAGTATCTCGGCCGCCCTCGCTCCGGCCTGTCCGGATTTGCAGCCCAATGGGGCTGGCTGGCCATGCTCGGCCTCCTGCTGGCCTTGACGCTCCTGCTGAACTTTTTTCAATGAGACGGACCATGCAACGCGATGCGCAGAAGTCCCGCGCCCAGTTCTCCACCGCCAAACGCCGCTCGGTGCTGACCCTGCTCATCCTGATCCCGTCGGCCCTGGCCAGTGCCTACGTCGGATCCGTGCTGCCCGAAAAGGGGTCCACCCCGCTGGAGCTGGCCATCATCATCGTCTACTCGATCCTCTTCGCCTGGATATCCGTCGGGTTCTGGACGGCCATCATGGGCTGGTTCACGTTGATGCGCCGCTATGACCGCTTTACGGCCAGTCACGCCCTGAGCGAACCGCTGGAGCCGGAATCCGCCCCGCGCACGGCCGTGCTCTTCCCCATTTGCAATGAGGATACGCCGAGGGTCATGGCCGGGGTCAAGACCACTTACCTCTCCCTGCAACGCACGGGAAAGACGGAGCAATTCGACATCCACATCCTGAGCGACTCCGGCAGCGCGGACAAATGGATGGAGGAAGAGGCCGCCTGGGCCGGGCTGGTGGAGGAACTCGGAGCGCAAGAGCGCATCTTCTACCGCAACCGAAAGGTGAACCTGAAGCGCAAGAGCGGCAACGTAGCCGACTTCTGCCGCCGCCATGGCCGAAGCTACACTTACATGGCCGTGTTCGACGCGGACAGCGTCATGCGCGGCGACACCCTGTGCGACATGGTCCACATCATGGAGCGGCGGCCCCGCATCGGCATCCTGCAAACCGCGCCCGCCTGCTTCGGGCGGGAAACCCTGCTCGGGCGGCTGCAACAGTTCGCCAACCGCGCCTACGGCCCCATGTTCGCGGCCGGACTGCACTTCTGGCAGCTGGGCGACGCCCAATACTGGGGCCACAACGCGCTCATCCGCGTGGAACCGTTCATGCGCCACTGCGGCCTGCCCCGGCTGTCGGGCAATCCGCCTCTGGGCGGCGACATCCTCAGTCACGACTTCGTGGAAGCCTCGCTCATGCGCCGCGCCGGGTGGGAAGTTTGGCTGGCCTTCGACCTGACCGGCAGTTGGGAGGAGAACCCGCCCAACCTGCTCTCGGAGCTGAAACGCGACCGGCGCTGGTGCCAGGGCAATCTGCAACACCTCCGCCTGCTGTTCACCGAAGGGCTCTTCCCGGCCCACCGGGTGCTTTTTCTCAACGGCGCCATGAGCTACGTCTCGGCCCTGTTGTGGTTCCTCTTCCTGATGCTATCCTCGGCCGAGGCCGTGCTCCAAGCCATGGTCGGACCGAGCTACTTCGCGGCAACGCGCTCCCTGTTCCCGTCCTGGCCCGTATGGCAGCCCCTCTGGGCCCTGGTTCTGCTGGGCACCACGGGCGTCCTGCTCTTCTTTCCCAAGGTCCTGAGCTACCTGATAATCGTGTTCAAGACCCGACAGGCAAAACAGTTCGGCGGCGCATTGAAGTTGCTGTCGAGTATTGTCCTGGAAGTGGCCTTCTCGGCATTGCTCGCACCCATACGCATGTTTTTCCATAGCAAGTTTGTGTGCATCACCCTGCTTGGCCGGAAAATAGGCTGGGGGTCGCAACAGCGCGACGACCGACCGACCACCTGGGGCGACGCTCTGCGTTTTCACGGCGGGGGCACCCTCTTTGGACTACTTTGGGGCGGAATCGTCTGGCTCTATGCCCCGCGCTTTTTCTGGTGGATCGCCCCCATCGTCCTGCCCATCGTCCTGTCCATGCCCCTGTCCGTGTTGACCAGCCACGACGGCCCAGGCCGCTGGCTGCGCAAGAAGGGACTGCTCCTCATTCCCGAGGAGACCTGCCCGGATCAAGAAATTCGGGATGTGACCCGCTTCACGGCCGAAATGGAGGCCGCGCCCGTGCCCCTCAATCTGCCCCGCCAGGCGGGCTTCCTGCGCGCGCTGCTCGACCCGGCAGTCAACGGCCTGCGCCGCGCCCTGCTCCTGCGCCACAAGCGTAATCCGGGCGAAGCAGCCCGCAAACGAAGCGCCAGCCTGACGGAAAAGGTGTTGACGGCGGGTCCCAACGCCCTGTCCCCCGGCGAAAAGCTGACCTTGTTGCGCGACCCGGACGGTCTCCTGGCCGTGCATCGCCAGGCCTGGACCGCCGACGACGGCGCCGTGCGCCGGGCATGGCTCAAACAGGCCTGACCCCGCCCGCGCAACGACGCGCCAGGGGCGTCCCCTATCGAACATCATTCCATTGACCTGACGCCAGGGTAAGGTAAGATAAATTCGCGCCGGAAAGACCGCAGGCCGTACGGCGTGCGCTCAGGCAATCACCCAGATCAGCGACGAGAACATCCATGAACAACACCGCCAACGGCATTCACGGAATCAGGAAACGAAAAAACCCCGCCATTGCTGACGGGGTGTGTTTTCTGAGTGGTGGGTCACCAAGGAATCGAACCTTGAACCTCCGGATTAAGAGTCCGCTGCTCTGCCAATTGAGCTAGTGACCCACTCGGTCGCGCCGTTGTTCGTCACGACGGAGAGATAACTATAAGTAGGCCCAGAAAAAGTCAACAACAAATTTCCATTTTTTTTAAATAGGACCTAAATGCCCATAAACAAGCTGTTTTTCACCCTCCTTCTAAGCGCCCTTCTGTTCCTGCCCGCATCGCCCGCAAAGGCTCTGATGCAGCCATCTTCCCTGCCAATGAAGACTTCGATGGAACCGTTCGGCCTGGCCCCGGACGCGATTAGAACCGGTTCTCCGGGCGGCGTCCTGCTGGCCCTGACCCTGCACATCGAAAAGGATTGGTACGCCTATTCCAACGTGCCGGGCGAGACGGGCAAGCCCACGCGGCTGACGGCCACCGCCGCCGACGGGACCTCCCTGGCCGTGTTCTATCCCAAAGGCGAGGACAAGCCGGATTCCTACGATCCGACGATCACCGTGGCCGCGTACCACGACGGGACCACCCTATTCGTTCTGGTGCCCAACGGCCTGAAACGCCCCTTCCCGGTGAATCTGTCCCTGGACCTGCTCCTGTGCCACCCGACCAAGTGCGTCCCGGCCCGGGTCGAATCCGCCTTCGGACAGGCCGAACTCGACGCCGGCGCCCTCCCGGCCGCCGCCGCACAACCGTGGTGGGACGACTTCCGGCACATGGCTCGCGGCACGGCGCAGTCCCCGGCCGAGCCTGCCCCCGAGGCCGATGCGGCCGTCATAAACTGGCAATTTGCCCCGACCTACTTCCAGCCGGGACTCGAAGTGGGCGGTCTGCTCTCGGCCGTGCTCATGGGGCTTTTGGCAGGACTCATCCTCAACATCATGCCGTGCGTCCTGCCGGTGGTCAGCCTGAAGCTCTCCTCCCTGCTCGGAGCCGGGGCCGACGGAGACCCACACGCGCGTATCCGGGCCTTCCGCGAGCACAACGTCTTTTTCGTGCTCGGCGTATTGACCTTCTTCCTGATTCTGGCCCTGGTCCTGGGCGCCACGGGCTCGGCCTGGGGGGCGCTGTTCCAGAACCGCTGGCTGGTATTCGGCATGGCCGCAATCATGGGCGCCCTGGCCCTGAGCCTGTTCGGCCTGTTCCACCTGCCGGTCATCGACCTCAAATTCGGGGCCGGGCACAACACCCCGCGCAAGCAGGCGTTCTTCACCGGAATGCTGACGACCCTGCTGGCCACCCCATGCAGCGGCCCGTTTCTGGGCGGCGTGCTCGGTTGGGCACTCATCCAGGGGCCGGTGATCATCGCCACGGTTTTCGTTTCCATCGGCCTGGGCATGTCCGCGCCCTACTTGCTGCTCATAGTGAGCCCCGGCCTGTCACGCTTCCTGCCTCGGTCCGGACCGTGGATCGTGTACGTGGAAAAGGGCATCGCCTTCTTCCTGCTGGGCACGGCCTTCTATCTGCTCGGCATCGCCTTGGGCGGCGCGAGCATGCGCATCCTCGCCCCCTTGTGGGTCATCCTGTTCGGCGGCTGGCTGTGGGTCCGCTCCCGCCCTCTCCGGCAGGGGACCCAACTCGTCCTGCGCATCGCCATGCTCGTGCTCCTGGCCGCCACGGTCTACTGGACTCTCCCCATGCAAACCCAATCCGATCCGTGGGAGCAATTCTCTCCCGCCACACTCGACCGCGACCTGGGCGGCGAAAAGATCTTCCTGGAATTCACCGCCGACTGGTGTCCCACCTGCAAGGCCCTTGAGGCCACGGTCATGACCAGGAAAAACGTAACCACGTGGAAGGAGCGCTACGGCGTCCGCTTCATCAAGGTGGACATGACCAAACGCGACCCCGAGGCCGAGGCGCTGCTGGCCGCGCTGGGCAGCCGCAGCCTGCCCACGGCTGCCGTGTTCCGGGTCAACGGTCGCGAGACCCCGGTGGTCATCCGCGATCTGTACACAGCCGACCA is a window encoding:
- a CDS encoding glucan biosynthesis protein, with the translated sequence MPQRKQLSGHAIRRIYLLLPALLLLAQLLPKTVSAEPAPTGKAEPFSRQLVVDKARQLSQAPFNPAQGEVPQSLLALSYSAWRDIRYRPEKALWKKEKLPFQLQFFHPGLFYDRLVTINIVSGGEVRGVPFETALFDYGNNHTLPEQIPERFGFAGFRIHGPINTPGHFDEIAVFLGASYLRAVAKGQAYGLSARGLAVDTALPDGEEFPYFKEFWIEKPTRRSTSLTVHALLDSKSLTGAYTFVVRGGKTTTMDVTATLFLRMPVTKIGIAPLTSMFLFGENTDDRKVRDFRPEVHDSDGLLIKNNSGEWFWRPLDNPENLDINAFQADNVRGFGLIQRDREFAHYQDLEASYERRPTLWVEPVGDWGRGHVELINIPTDRDIHDNIVAFWRPKDELPVGVPQTYEYRLLWYNGGFTHPPLGYVGATRTGETENGGQRFIVDFQSKALGLLQPPAEVKGVVTCGKGAVVVEQIVEKNPHTGGWRLSFVIRPDQAPSALDKVLPKRRQPVDLRAFLKINDTTLTETWNYAYRP
- a CDS encoding cytochrome c biogenesis protein CcdA; protein product: MEPFGLAPDAIRTGSPGGVLLALTLHIEKDWYAYSNVPGETGKPTRLTATAADGTSLAVFYPKGEDKPDSYDPTITVAAYHDGTTLFVLVPNGLKRPFPVNLSLDLLLCHPTKCVPARVESAFGQAELDAGALPAAAAQPWWDDFRHMARGTAQSPAEPAPEADAAVINWQFAPTYFQPGLEVGGLLSAVLMGLLAGLILNIMPCVLPVVSLKLSSLLGAGADGDPHARIRAFREHNVFFVLGVLTFFLILALVLGATGSAWGALFQNRWLVFGMAAIMGALALSLFGLFHLPVIDLKFGAGHNTPRKQAFFTGMLTTLLATPCSGPFLGGVLGWALIQGPVIIATVFVSIGLGMSAPYLLLIVSPGLSRFLPRSGPWIVYVEKGIAFFLLGTAFYLLGIALGGASMRILAPLWVILFGGWLWVRSRPLRQGTQLVLRIAMLVLLAATVYWTLPMQTQSDPWEQFSPATLDRDLGGEKIFLEFTADWCPTCKALEATVMTRKNVTTWKERYGVRFIKVDMTKRDPEAEALLAALGSRSLPTAAVFRVNGRETPVVIRDLYTADQLESLLKSL
- the mdoH gene encoding glucans biosynthesis glucosyltransferase MdoH gives rise to the protein MQRDAQKSRAQFSTAKRRSVLTLLILIPSALASAYVGSVLPEKGSTPLELAIIIVYSILFAWISVGFWTAIMGWFTLMRRYDRFTASHALSEPLEPESAPRTAVLFPICNEDTPRVMAGVKTTYLSLQRTGKTEQFDIHILSDSGSADKWMEEEAAWAGLVEELGAQERIFYRNRKVNLKRKSGNVADFCRRHGRSYTYMAVFDADSVMRGDTLCDMVHIMERRPRIGILQTAPACFGRETLLGRLQQFANRAYGPMFAAGLHFWQLGDAQYWGHNALIRVEPFMRHCGLPRLSGNPPLGGDILSHDFVEASLMRRAGWEVWLAFDLTGSWEENPPNLLSELKRDRRWCQGNLQHLRLLFTEGLFPAHRVLFLNGAMSYVSALLWFLFLMLSSAEAVLQAMVGPSYFAATRSLFPSWPVWQPLWALVLLGTTGVLLFFPKVLSYLIIVFKTRQAKQFGGALKLLSSIVLEVAFSALLAPIRMFFHSKFVCITLLGRKIGWGSQQRDDRPTTWGDALRFHGGGTLFGLLWGGIVWLYAPRFFWWIAPIVLPIVLSMPLSVLTSHDGPGRWLRKKGLLLIPEETCPDQEIRDVTRFTAEMEAAPVPLNLPRQAGFLRALLDPAVNGLRRALLLRHKRNPGEAARKRSASLTEKVLTAGPNALSPGEKLTLLRDPDGLLAVHRQAWTADDGAVRRAWLKQA